The following nucleotide sequence is from Chelonia mydas isolate rCheMyd1 chromosome 5, rCheMyd1.pri.v2, whole genome shotgun sequence.
ccctccccccgccatccaCCCTCCGCCGCCATCCACACTCgtaagcgcccccccccccccccgcagccctcctGTATCATTCCCCCAAACCCCATAGTGGAGACTTCTGTATCCATCCATCCCAACTGCCACCCACCCCTGAgcagagaccccctccccccatatcatCCCCCTGCATCTTTGAGCACAGACCCATTGTATCCATCTAtcccaaccctcccaccccctgtatCTATTCCCCTGCACCGCTGAGAGGACACCACTCTCCCCCACATAATCTAGCCATCCCAACCCGCACCCCTGAGcagaggccccccccacccactgtaTCCATCCCAGTCCCCCTGTATGTTTCCCAACCCTCCTCTCAAACCCTAAGCCAAGAcctctcccgcccctccccctccccttcttctcaTTAGGGTCATAtcttcctgcctcccccccccccccaaaaaaaaaccctgagaccTCCCTACTTTCACCCCTCATGTCAGTCAATATCTGTCCCCAGATCTTGTACCATGACTGACTAGAGTCAGCAGGCTCTGATCCTTCCAGCTCATCCAGCCTCCTTCATTAAAATTCCCCTTCCTATGCGCTGTATGTATCATCAGGCTTTGGGTTATTCTGGGGATGGGAATTGTTTGTCTCTGGTATGAAACATCTTCAGGGTTCATGTTATGCTGGTTCCAGCGTCCTTCATGGGGCACAGATGTGGTAAATGTCCCACTGACCTCAAAATAGCAGTCCTTCCTTCCCCTGAGCTCACTTAAATGGCTTCATTCCTGCAGTTCACCAGTGACTCTATTTGTTCAATTTTACCATTTCTCTCTCTACTTGGGATTGCAAAACTAGATCAGTTCGTTTCAGTTTCTGGCTCCCATGTGCTAACCACACAGAAGCAGTGTTTGGATTGCAGATAATGCGTAGTAACGTTTGAATCCAAACTAGCCTGCTATTTATTATTGAATTCTTCAGCGTATCAGATTATTCCTATTAATGTTTTGTGTGACTGTTGTCAACTCTAACTCCTGAATCGTCTCTAAAATCTTTAACTCCAGTACTTAGACtggaaaatttcatttaatcAGGCAAATAACATTTTTAAGTAGAGTTATGTGAAGTGGAGGCATTCGGTATCTTTGGGCCTACTACTCAGTATGCATTCTTCTGTATCAGACGcaggcaaacattttggcctgagggccacgtcgggtttccaaaattgtatggagggccggttaggggtggctgtgcctccccaaacagccaggcgtggcccggcccctgccccctatccggcTCCCCTTGCTTCGcaccccctgaccgcccccagaccctctgctcctgactgccccccgccgccccatccaacccctcctctcattcctgactgcccccccccgccccatccaaccaccccttctccctgtcccctgaccgcccccgacTACCACTGCcacctcatccaaccccccccccttcctgattCTCGCacacctgggacccctgcccccattcaagcccctgttccccaccctctgaccgccccgacccctatccacacgaCCACATCcgcgccccctgaccaccaccccaaacttccctgccctctatccaaacccccctgcccTGTTACCGTGCTACCTGGaacactggtggctggcggtactgcagccgcgccgcccagagcaccaggacaggctgCCGTGCCGccaagctggagccagccacagcaccgtgcagcacagagcaccgggtcaggccacggctctgcagctgcgctgcccggcaagagctcgcagccctgctgcccagagcattgtacCGGCGGCGCAGtgaactgaggctgcgggggagtacctgggggctagcctctcaggccaggagctcaggggccgggcaggagggacCCGCTGGATCGGAtttggcctgtgggccatagtttgcccacctctgttctataACATGGTAGCTGTAGTGTCTAAAAGTGTCCTGATCATTTCGAGGCAAGTCTAAGCAGCATGAGTAAATAacttcagagcagagactgtctttgtGTGTCTGGGCAGTCTCTAGCAGAATGAGATCCCTGGGTGCTGCCACAATACAAGTAGTTAAATATGAGTTAAGATACTGTTTGGATTATTGAGTTCAGCTAGGtactctagaacaggggttctcaagctttttcctTTGGAGCCccacccaacatgctataaaaactccacggggGGGGTGCTTTGGGCTTCCAACACTGGAGCAGGGTTGGGAGCCTCGGGGGGCTCAAGGTTTCTGCCCCTTGGGGTGGCTCAGGGTTTAagctgcatggggctggggggggtggtcaggggagcTTCTGCTCTGGCACCGGTGCTCCAGGCTTCAGCcgctggggcttggggctccaaGCAGCCCTGTtcggtggaccccctgaaacggCTTGTGGACCCCCATTGTGCCACTGAGCCCCAGTTGAGAACTGCTACTCTAGAACATGCTAGAAGTCAGAATATagcatctggcacaatggggtcccagtccatGACGAGGTCTCCTAGGTAGCATGGTAACACAAATGAATAAAGTGTGGATTCTACTTAACTTTTATCAGTCCGATAATGTAGTCCGTAAATTTAGGTATGTTGCCTTTGTGAATCATAATTAGAAGTATTCATTGATACTGTTCTTCTCATTTACAGTGGTATGTGATGGAGAATTATAAGAAATCCAAGATTGTGGAGAAGCCCTCTCCCCTTCCATTCACCAACCTGCCTTCAGATATTATTGAGATGAAAGTGAAGGATGGCAGCAAAATCAGAAATCTTATGGGTTATGCCATCGGCAAGATGGAGTCGGACTCAGTTAGGCAGATTCTTTTCACTGGCTCTGGCAAAGCCATCAGCAAGACTATCACTTGTGTGGAAATCATGAAGCGACGGCTCAAGGGACTCCACCAAATCACCAAAGTGCTCTTCAAACAGACCGAAGAGATCTGGGAGCCCATCGTCCCTGAGGCTGGTCTAGATGCCTTGACAGTGAAGAGAAATATTCCTGCCATATGTGTCTTGCTGAGCAAAGATGCACTAGATTCCCAAGAGCCTGGGTATCAGGCACCAGGCTCTTTTGATGCCTTCTGGATCGAGACGCTCAAAGCAGAGTCCCAGGGACAAATTAAGAGAAAGcagggtggaggaaggggggCTGGCCACACAGGAAAGCATCCTAGATCTGTTGGGGGACGTGGAGAATCCTACAAAAAGCCTTGAGACAAAGATACATCAGAAGCAATTGTTAATGGCGTCAAGAACAAAAAACCAAGCCACCTAGTGTGGCTCAAGAGCTACCACCAAACACAGAGTGACTGAGCTCCTTGGTAGAGAAGAGCTGAAACCTAGCACAACTGGGAGAGGGACGAGGGCCATGTGAAAACAGATATGGTCATAGCCATGGCAAATACATTCTCATAACGAGTCTGGCATTCTATTTTGatgaggttttttgttgaagaccTCTCTGGTGATACTCTGTGGCTTATGGTTTAAAAATGAGGCAAGGTAGACCAGAATTGCCCAAACTCTGTTTAATGGTAATTTGCCAGGAGTAATGAAGCCAAAACTAATCTGCATTAAATGGAGTAGGTTTCAGTTGCCCTGGATGCGGCTTTGAAGATGTCGCCGTCTGAGTGAGCCATGCGTCTGTATTAGAGATGAAAGGGTAGTGGGCTGTGTTGTAGAACTCTGAGCTTGAGGTTCCTTTTTTGGCTTTCCTAACTAGCTATTGCAATGGCATTTTATTGGACTGGACCTCCTAACAGAGCTTTTGggctcagtttccctttttttagGTATGTTCTGCTAATCCCTTGAGAGAAACTGGTGATCTGAATAAGGAGCTGGGATCTCAGCTTTGACAGTTACTGCTTGTGTGACCTTTGGGGAGTCACATCCCTTCTATTCCTCATTTTCCTTGCCTGGAGGATGGGGGATGTTGTATGTAcgtcacaggggttttgtgaggataGTAATTAGTATAAATCATCTTGACATACGGCTCTGTATACGTGTTCAATACAATTGTTAATAGTGAACACcaaagcaaaaattatttttccctttacCGTTCCTTTATGATTCTTAAAGCAGGGTTTAAAATAAAGTTCCCTCTTGTGTTTTACATcagaaatcttgtctccatccttTCCTCTTTTTGCCAGAGGCCCAACGTTtagaggactggactagaggcATCACTCTAGGCTGAAACCTGAGCACACTCAGCTGTGATTGAGGAGGAAAGGGTTAATATGTTGAACTTTTATTCTTCTTAAAGAATTGTAAAACGGTCCAACAGGTTGTTTCCCATTACAAATCATCTTTAAAGCCTCAGAAAGGGTTAACGCTTCTGTTCTCTAAAGGGATTGTGGGGCAGCTTTTTGCAGTTAAGTGTTCTTAAATCTGTTTACGTACTTTTGAAATAGTTCTGAAGCTTCAAAACTTTGCTGAAAGAAGCAGAGGAAATAACTTAGTTTCCTTATTATGCTGTTTCATTTTATGAATATCTGTTTCAGTTAAATATGGGTCAGGAAAAAGATTCTGTAGTTGTAATTCAAAGATTGTTACTTGCAAGAACGAATCTCATCAATTGCTTTCTGGATGATGTCCATAATTTCCACTTTCTCTTCTGTTAAATGCATCTGCAATGAGACACTAACATACTCCCTTCAGAGCTTGCCAGAGCCACTCTTTATCTAAAATAACACTGTTAGGTCAATTGAAGTCAAATGTAAACTTTTGTAAAATCAAGGATTTATATAAGTCAGTATTGAAGTGAAGCATGAGTGTGTCTTATGTCACATTATGTGTGAGACTTTCAGAATCAAGAACAAGGTTTTTTCAATCTGCATGCTCACCAGCACACAAGGTTGACTCACATACTTACCTCTAAAGTTGAGCATGTAAGTGTCTTTTCAATCATATCACAAAAGTCATGTTTCACAACACAAGTTGCATTCACGATCACAAAAACTTTTGCGTAGCTTATTTTTGTCATGACTCACTTGGTGCTCTCATctctaataaatataaataatatttccttgAAACACAAACAATCCCGTGAAAAAATTTGTGAGGATTTAAACATTCGCCTGCCAGTGTTGTGTTCCAGTGCTAATATCTGAGAGACAGAGTGAAagttttcagagtggcagccatgttagtctgtattcgcaaaaagaaaaggagtacttgtgacaccttagagactaacaaatttatttgagcataagctttcgtgggctacagcctacttcatcggatgcatgcagtggaaaatacagtaggacgaatTTATGTAcaccgagaacatgaaacaatgggtgttaccatgcatactgtaacaagagtgatcagttaaggtgagctattaccagcgggggagggagcggaatcttttgtagtaataatcaagatgggccatttccagcagttgacaagaatgtgtgaggaacagaaggggggaaaaataaacatggggaaatagttttactttgtgtaatgacccatccactcccagtctttattcaagcctaatttaatggtgtccagtttgcaaattaattccaattcagtctctcgttggagtctgtttttaaagtattttttgttATAAGATtgcgacttttagatctgtaatcaaatgaccagagagattatACATAGCGTCAATGGTGAAAAGTGAACCAGatttgtgaaacttttttttcaaaaaattaggATTGTTGATAGTACGGGAAAGAAAGttggttttcagaatggagaggggtaaatactggtgttccccaggggtctgtactgggaccagtcctgttcaacacattcataaatgatctggaaaaaggggtaaaaagtgaggtggcaaaatttgcagatgatacaaaactactcaagatagttaagtccgaggtagactgcgaagagctataaaaggatctctcaaaactggatgactgggcgacaaaatggcagataaaattcaatgtaatgcacatgggaaaacataatcccaactatacatataaaatggtggggtctaaattagctgttaccactcaagaaagagatcttggagtcgtggatcgttctctgaaaacatctactcagtgtgcagcagcaggcaaaaaagcaaacggaatgttggaaatcattaagaaagggagagataataagaaaATATCGTATTGCTGGTAtaaaatccatggtacgtccacatcttgaatactgcgtgcagacgtgattgccccatctcaaaaaagatacattggaattggaaaaggttcagaaagggtcAACAAAAAGCATTAGGAGTatgaaacagcttctgtatgagaagagattaataagactgggacttttcagcttcgaaaagagacaactaagggagggatatgatagaggtctataaaatcatgactggcgtggagaaagtaaataaggaagtgtaactcatagcacaagaactaggggtcacaaaatgaaattaacaggcagtaggtttaaaacaaacaaaaggaagtattttttcacatgacagtcaatctgtggaacttgccagaggatgttgtgaaggccaagactacaccagggttcaaaaaagaactagataagttcatggaggataggtccatcgatggctattagccaaaatgagcagggatggtgtccctagcctgtttgccagaagctgggactggacgacaggatggctcacttgatgataacctgttctgttcattccctctgggcacctggaattggccactgtcggaagacaggatattgggctagatggaccttttggtctgacccagtatagctactcttatgttcttatgtcactTATGGTTTTTAACCTGGTAACATCATTTTCACCAGCTAAAAATGAAACTTTCACAAATTGCTCCCTTTCAGAGGCTTACTGTTGCCTCTCCTGTCCTCCACTACCGGAATAATTAAATCACATTATAAGGCAGATGTACAAAGATTGATAGGATAATGTGCCTCTCTTGAAATTAATGACCTGAAGATGCTGGCTACATCCCATTACTCAGGTTCCCAGAGCCTGAGGCTCAACTGATTTTTATTAAGATTTGGTCTGAAGACAAATGTACTCAATCTTATATGCTTTGTTTAAGGATCATTGTGTGATTAGAAattataacaggagttaaagCTGCATGAAGTCTGTAATGCAGATTTAGAATTTATCCATGTAATTATGCCATGAGTAACAGCCTagcgtgtgtttgtgtgagagaaaTTCACGAGACTCGGAAGCTGCTTATGAAgttctctttttgttttcagagtctaaaaaagaaaaaggaaaaaaaaaaacccagtgtcaATGAAGTGTCTGTATGTCTTCAAAGCAGACAGATACAAAttgaggccccagttcagcaacgaggttaagcatgtacataactaattacatgagtagtcccattggcttcagtgtgaGTATTTCCATGCTCTAGGCCTCaattcaacaaggtacttaaaCGGAGAAAACCTGGCAgactaaatataaataaatgagcAAATTTATTCTGGTGGAAGTGCAACAAGGTATATGATGGCTGGAGATACTTTGAAGATGAAGATTTCATTTAAATTGAGGTAGCTTGTTTTCAGAAGAGGCATGCTAGTCCTAGCTGCTGGCACAGAGCTCCTGTCTTCCTTAAATCTAGGGAGAAGCTTGTTTTTGTTACTAATTAGCAGAGATAAGTAACAAGTGCCAAAGAAAGAagcaagcacaagggactgatcAAGCTAAGTGTGTCTAGTGAACCTATCGCCAGAGGTctcaaattgcttttattttctacTAAAATACTCTTTTGAAAGTAAGCCAGATCCAAAAATGGCATGTGTAATCCTCTTTGTAGTGTACCACTTAGCAGGTAATGCCCGTTAATCAAAGTTGCAAAGTGTTTTTAGTTTTAAGTAGGTGTTTGCAAACTACCAGATCAAATTACTATATCAACCCACCCTTTATGACTGTTTTTGACTTATAGAAACTAAGACAGAGGCTGCACTGTTATTCCCAGGTGAGGATTTTTGTGACTTCCTACACCATATGAGCTCTGTGATGGCCCCAGAACCCAGAGACGGAATTACTTTGAACCAGTGCTGCTAAGAATCTTTCTCTGGGAAGCTGTGGCTGTCTCTAGTTTTCCAGCACCTATACACATTGGTAAACTTGCTATTAACAGAGCAGGAAGCCATGCTTCTGATTCTTTTTGAGATCCCCACAAATGTAGCCACAGAATTATGCGGCAGTTGCAAGTCCTGCTTCCTCACGGCTGAATCAGAGCAGTGAATGTGGCTTCTTTCTGTTGGGAGAATGTAATCGGTTGGCTTGGTCACCCTATAATTGTTGCTCAGCTTTGTTCTGTCATACAGGTGATAGTTTGATTCTGGTTCTGTACCCTTTCCTCTGTCCATTGGTTGTCAGGGACTGAgactgctgctgcccaggagatacaggagagagagtgtgtcaTTCTTGTCAACATTAGACACACGCAAACATTGTCTGGATTCAGTGTTCTGCCTATCGATGGCACATTATTGTGCACGCCAAACCAAGGGATCTCAAACTCATAGAGGGGCCCCGTTTGATAGACTGTTTTGTGGATACCCCTCATCTCACTTGCTCTCCTATAATATCCCTGTGGCAATTACCGCAGTTGTGTTCATgggcaatggagaaaggaaattatttaatGGATTTTTAGCTCTCAGTGCCATttggcagctggaaacaaggagcagAGCCACCCttatgtgaccagccagctccctgctgaccacagtttaagaactactctaattattatttgtgttgtcaCAAGAACCTAGCAGCCCCTGTCACAAACCAGGACCCTGCTTTGCTAGGTGctacacaaacagaaaaatagcCC
It contains:
- the RPP25L gene encoding ribonuclease P protein subunit p25-like protein; amino-acid sequence: MENYKKSKIVEKPSPLPFTNLPSDIIEMKVKDGSKIRNLMGYAIGKMESDSVRQILFTGSGKAISKTITCVEIMKRRLKGLHQITKVLFKQTEEIWEPIVPEAGLDALTVKRNIPAICVLLSKDALDSQEPGYQAPGSFDAFWIETLKAESQGQIKRKQGGGRGAGHTGKHPRSVGGRGESYKKP